TATTTCACCGCATACATAAGCATGAAGCCCCAAATGCATCAGCCGCATACCAAAGCTTCTAATCATTAAGGCGGAGCGGCCGGCACCGGCAACATATACTTTATTTGCCTTTAATAACATTTCTGCCAGTTTTTCCAAAGACTCAGGTTCAACCTTTTCTATGATATCGCTCAATTCCTTCATTATTTTTTCGGCTATTTGTATGGCGTCCATTATTTTTTTACCTCCTATACCGCAATTTAAACATTACAATAAAGCCTGCTTTGTCATTTCTTTTCGCATGAATTTATAAAGTAAGCATCATATTTTGAATATTCTATTGTCTTCAAAAATTACGCTTTGATAATTTCCTGGAATTTAATTACGGTTTCTCTGGGATTAGAAGAGCCAGTAATCTTGCTGCCCGCAATGACCACATCAGGGCCAATTTTTTTAATATTCGGCAATGTATCCATTCCAATACCGCCTGCTACAGACACTTTTGTATTTTTAACCACCTCAACAGCAATGCGCAGTTCGTCAATCGGATTATTTCCTTCGCCCTGAATATCGCTAGCGGTATGTACACCGATGTAATCTGCACCCCACCCATCCACTTCAATTACCCTGTTCTTAAAATTCGGATGGTTAATCATATCAATTAATACTTTTTTTCCATATTTGCGGGCTGTATCAATAGCACCTTTGATAGTAGCGTCAGGTGCGGTGGCAAGCACTGTAACAATATCCGCTCCAGCTTTAATGGCATATTCTGCTTCAAGCATTCCGCCGTCCATAATTTTTGTATCCGAAAGAATTGTTAATTCAGGATATTTTTTCCTTAGCGCTTGAACGGGTTTCTGCCCTTCAAGAATAATCATGGGCGTACCAATTTCAACAATATCCACCAAATCATGTACTTTGCTAACCAATTCCAGCATTTCCTCTGTATTGCATAAATCTATGGCTAATTGTAATTGCATTACATCAAATCCTCCTAATGGTTATTTAATTCATTATTTAAGCAGTAAAGCATCTATTTGCAATTCATACTTTTCTGGGTTTGACAGATAATCAAAACGTTCCGGTTCATTTATAAAGGCTGTATATAGAGGGGTGTCAAATGAGATACCCATATCCTTATTCTCCTGTGCCTTTGCAATTTTTAGCTGGGGCAGATTTCTGTATCGGGCATTGGGTACGAATACTACATGCCCATTTATTTTTAATACATAATATCCAAATCCATGTTTTTTCTGGATAGGTTCATAAAACAGTGGGCTAGGGGCGGCTAAATTGCCGAAAGCCATTGGACCTTCTCCAATATTGATAGCACAATGGGCATAGTAAGGCGGTACTATTAACTTTTCCCCAGGCTCTAAAAAAACCGCCAACATTTCATCTACTGCCAATTCTTCATCTATGTGAAAGTTGGTGGATTTTTGCAACAGAAAAACCGCTTTCCCCGTTAATATTTCATAAGCTTCCGGATAAGGCAACGTATGACCCTCTGTAATGCCGTGGTAATGTCCTGAATTTTTACGGCATTCTCCTCCAGTGGCGTCATTTGTAACCGGCATTAGCACCGTAATGCCGTTAGCATAGTCCCTGCTTTTAAAAAGCGTCTTATGTTCCTCTTTATAGATACCTGGGCAAAAGCTGTAACTTAATTCATCCTTTCCCAAGGCGGCATCAGGTTTATATAAAAGGCCAATGACCTGTTGCAGATATTTTGAGCTTCTGTCTTCCGGTTCAATGCCTTCTCCAAATTTAAGTCTATAGTCTGCCCCTTCAAGTGAAACTGGCAATCCAAATGTTTTTGTTAAGTCCATAATTGCCTCCAATTAAAATTAAATGAATAAATTATACATATCTCGGCATGTTTTAGCGGCATAAACCTGCTCCATGCGTTCTTGACTGCTCAATACTTCACTTAAACTTCCCAAAGCATCCAGATGACTGGAAGAATCTGTTGCTGCAAGGCCAATTAACAGCTTTGTCGGTATTGTCTTTCCTTGAAACAGAACAGGTTTTTTAAGGAGTGTTATTGACATTTTCATATGACAAACCCCATCTTCAGGGCGTGCGTGGAGCAATGCCACCTCAGGCAACAACATGTAATAGGCCCCGTGCTGTTCTGTAAGACGTATAACGGTATCAATGTAGTGCTGTGTAATACTGCCTGAGTCCAACAGCGGTTTTAAACTTACATAGACGCCCTCTTTCCAGTCATTAACGGATTCTATGATTTGAATGTTTTCAATTTGCAACAGTTCACTTATCATTAAAGCCACTCCAATATTGATTTGATGTCGGTCCATTCGTAAGTGAACCGAAATAAACATAAATTAAATACTAATTTATTGCAGTCATGGAACAGGCCTAAAACCGATATCATGGATACCGGCTTTAGGCCATTATCCAATAAATATTTAAATTGTGCTAATATAAACTAATTTTTTTGTTCAAAATATGCTTTAAGTTTACTTCTAATCTCATCTATAGACATCAGATTTTCAAGGGGAATCGTTTCACCATATGCCTTACAGGATTCCTCCATATCCGACGAGCAAACAAATAAATCCGCAATACCAGGGGATACATCATTAATTCCGCTGTGGGTAACCTCAATATCTCCAAGACCCAATTGCTCCAATACCTTTTTTACATTCATTTCAACCATAAAAGATGAACCAAGGCCAGACATACAGCAACATAGTATTTTTTTAACAGACATATTAATCCTCCTAAACTGTTTGGGAAGGTTTCCTAAATCTTGCCGTAATAAGCGGCAACAGAAACAGAACAATAATAACGCCAAATATTACCTGACCATTTATGTACCTGGACAGCAAGCCAAAGAAAATACCTACAACGCCGGTATCGCCGCCGCCAAATGTTGTGTTTTCCATCATAACATTCCCTATGGAAATCAGGAAAGACGGAATAAACTGCGCAATTATCATTGCGATAAATGAACCGATTACAACACCTCGCACACCGCCTTCTTTGTTGCATAAAGCTCCAAATGTCGCGCCAAAAAAGAATGAGGTAAACAACGTAGGAATAATAACAGGTAAATCTACCCCCGAACCAACTAATGCCAGCTGGATAAAGAAGGCCACAAGTCCCGCAACAGTTGAAACCAGAAACCCAAGAAGCACAGAATTGGGCTGGTATGGATACAAAACAGGAATATCAAGACAAGCTCTTGCATCTGGAATCAGCTTATCGGCGATGCCTTTAAAAGCCGGCAATAAGTCTGCCAAAACCATACGGACACCAGCCTGAATTACATAAACCCCAGCCGCGAAATTCATGGAACTGATAATAATAGAGATAAACCAATTGCTTTCACCATAAACTTCTTTGATAACTTCCGGCATCGCTATATTGACAACAAGGCAAACTACAAAATAAACAATTAACATTGCCAGCGATAAGGAAACCGTTAAATCCCGAAGGAAGTTTAAACTTTTTGGAATATTTAAATCTTCTGCTGATTTTTCCTTATTGCCCACTACTTTTGCTATGGCGGCGGCAACCCAGTAAAAAACTGTACCGGTATGGGCTACACCAACATCATTATTGCCTATAACTTTTGCAACAGATTTTTGAATCATACTTGGCGCAACCGTCATATATAAACCTACGAACATACCGCCGCCGACAACGACCTGCCAGTAAGGCAATCCAGCCCAGTTTAAAGCGATTGCCATAACCGTTGAAATCCACATGGCCTCATGGCCAGTTAAATAAATATTCTTGAAATTTGAGAATCGAGCTAAAAATAAATTCAATATCCAACCAATCGCAAGTATTGCCGCCATCTGTGTGCCATACTGAGTTACAGATACCGCAAACATTACTTCATTAATCGGTACAATGCCTGTAACATTAAAAGCAGCAGCCAGTAAATCATTCAGCGGCGTCAAGCCGCCTATGACAACACCTGCACCTGCACCGATTAGCAAAAAACCTACAATTGTTTTTACAGTGCCCTTAATAATGTCAGATACCGGTTTTTTCTGAATCGCCAGTCCAATAAAAGCCATTAACCCTACCATCAAAGAGCCTTGCTGAAGGAATTGTTCCAAAAAACCCAAAATCATGTTCATTCAAAATTCCCCTTTCTCAAACAAATGATAAACATATACGCCTTCTCCTTTTAGCTTTTGACATATATGACGGTTACAACAATATCTTACCATCTACCTATGAGGAATAATACATAATTATCTGCTATTATTTGCACATATTTCGTGAAATAAATTGTACTTATTGGAAATTATAATTATATATATTTGTTTTAATTGGGGAATTTATGATTTTTAAAAAATTCTCTGACTATATCAACGGCATTAAATGAATTCGAGCGTAACAGCTTATCCAATATATGAGGATTTTCATACAGATGCACTATCTCCCTCAGTAAATAAAGATGGTCATTTTGATTTGGCGTAGCCAATACAAAGAGAAACTGTATATTGAATCTTCCAAAATCAAGGCCATTAGGAAATATTGTGCAGGTTAACGCAAGTCTCCGTACCCCATCCGCTGGATTGGCATGGGCAATGGCCATCCTCTCATTAACAACGATATAAGGTCCATGCTGCTCCACCAAATTAATCATTTTTGTCACATAGCCATTCGTTATGTACTTTTCATCTACTAATATACTGGAAGCATTGTATATAGCCTTCCGCCAGTCCATACCTGCCGTTTCATCGAAACGAATACCGAAGGTCTCGAACATTTCCACAATGCCTGCTACTTTATTTTCTTCAATATGTAAAAGTGACTCTCCCATATTCATCATTTCATAGAGTTCATTGCGTATTTTAACCAAAGTTTCCTGATTCACATGTTTTCCAATAACTGATAATATCTTATTGTACTGTCTCTGATTGACTCTATACGCAAAAGGAGAGGTCATCAGGAAAGAAGCAATTTGGGACCTGTCTTCCGGTGTTAATATGGGATTTACCAGTATAACCGGATGGCGGCTCTCAAATTTTACTGTTGCAATTACAAAGTCAACATTATCATAATTATCAATTTGTTCTATCGGTACTGCCGCCAGAATTCGTATTTGCTCAAAATAAGTATCAATCTCATTTTGCAAAAGTGCCGATGTGGTTTTTCCGTTGGGGCAGACAATCAAAGCATTAAACCGTTTTTGCTGTAATACTCCTTTATTCAGGGAGGAACCGAAATGCATACTCAGATAAGCGATTTCCTCTTCAAAAAGCGGGAATGGGAATTGTTCTTGATGATATTTACAACAATAAGCCGTAATTTTAAATAAATCCTGATAGTTCTCTTTAATCTCTTCTGCCAGCGGATTTATGAAGGATGCGGAATAAGAATAAATATATAAAGACAGTTTTAAATGCAGATAAATGGAATTTACCAAATTTTCCTTTTCATTGAATTGTATACAAGCAATTCTCTCAAAAGTGTTTACCAGCTCCCTGGACAAGGTCAATGTTTTTATATCCTGCTGTTTGCTAATAAGTTCCGTATCCTGAAGAAAATCCCTGTTTTCCCGAAAACCTAACAAATGTATCGTCAAATACAACATTTGATGCTCTTTTAATTCTGTAAAATTGTCTTTTATCAGCTTGAACTCTTTAGAAGCATACAGGGTTTTTAAATCCATTACATTAAAATCATAGCTATCTTCCTCATTATGGACCAACACATATATCAGGCAGGCCATAGCTATTTGACGCTCTTCAGTAATTATAATTCCAAGCTGCTTTAATACTATCTTAAGCCTATTCCATATATGCTCAAGTATATCTATTTTGTATAGGGGCAAGTTTCTGTAATTAATGCACTTAAGCAGCAATGAAGTATAATGCAATAACACTGACCGCTTTCGAAATTCCTCTCCCTGAACAGAATAACCTGCCTTTTTGCTGAATAAAAAGCTAAGTCCGGATTTTTCCAATACCTGTTTAACCTCAGCTAAATCATTTATAATTGTATTCCGCGACATTCCGAGCAAATCGGTTAATGTAGTTAAATAAATAGGCTCTCGGGGATAAATAACACAGCATATAAGATAGTAATTGCGTACTTTAGAATCCAAAACAACGTTTACAGGCCCCATTTTCCCCAGTAATTTTTCTTTCTGAGCTTCTGGAATAAAATAGCCGTTTTTATCGGTTTGTAATGGTCTGAGTTTCATTGATAATAGATATTCATCAATATTATTTATTGCATAGTAAACAGAACGACGGGAAATTTTAAGTTGCTTCTCCATTTTGGATACAGAAGCGTGGCTTTGGTTTGTAAATAGAAAATCCATTACTTGACGGGCATTTTTTGATAGTTTAACTTTATTTTGAGGCATGTAAACCATCCCTTCTTACATAGCTTTATCAGATACAATCCAGCATGAAAAAAGACGGGTCTTACAGAAGAAACAGACTAAAAATGTTATTTAAAATAAGTATAGCATTACAATAATCCGAAGTCAAAGCAAAGGCAGTTATTCTATCGGTTTATCGCAACTTATACCAATCACTTTGACGTTTTGGCTTTCATATGTTATTTTAGTATTAAGAGTAAATTAAGGAAGGTATTGTATGAAATCAAAATCCATAACCGCTGAAAGAAGAAATAAACTTGCACAAATTATTGTGAGTGAAGGCAGTGCTAAAGTAAGTGATATTGCAAAACACTTTCATGTCACAACAGAAACCATACGGAAAGATCTGATATTTTTAGAAGAGCAAGGTATTGTCAAAAAAAGTCATGGCGGTGCCGTATCTGCCAGCTCTTTTTTAGAGCGCCCGATATCAATTAAAGAAAGTGAAAATATAGAGCCGAAAGCACAGATTGCAATCAAGGCTTTGGAATTGATACCAGATAACGCA
This is a stretch of genomic DNA from Anaeropeptidivorans aminofermentans. It encodes these proteins:
- the hxlA gene encoding 3-hexulose-6-phosphate synthase, producing MQLQLAIDLCNTEEMLELVSKVHDLVDIVEIGTPMIILEGQKPVQALRKKYPELTILSDTKIMDGGMLEAEYAIKAGADIVTVLATAPDATIKGAIDTARKYGKKVLIDMINHPNFKNRVIEVDGWGADYIGVHTASDIQGEGNNPIDELRIAVEVVKNTKVSVAGGIGMDTLPNIKKIGPDVVIAGSKITGSSNPRETVIKFQEIIKA
- a CDS encoding glucose-6-phosphate isomerase family protein, producing MDLTKTFGLPVSLEGADYRLKFGEGIEPEDRSSKYLQQVIGLLYKPDAALGKDELSYSFCPGIYKEEHKTLFKSRDYANGITVLMPVTNDATGGECRKNSGHYHGITEGHTLPYPEAYEILTGKAVFLLQKSTNFHIDEELAVDEMLAVFLEPGEKLIVPPYYAHCAINIGEGPMAFGNLAAPSPLFYEPIQKKHGFGYYVLKINGHVVFVPNARYRNLPQLKIAKAQENKDMGISFDTPLYTAFINEPERFDYLSNPEKYELQIDALLLK
- a CDS encoding PTS sugar transporter subunit IIA, with product MISELLQIENIQIIESVNDWKEGVYVSLKPLLDSGSITQHYIDTVIRLTEQHGAYYMLLPEVALLHARPEDGVCHMKMSITLLKKPVLFQGKTIPTKLLIGLAATDSSSHLDALGSLSEVLSSQERMEQVYAAKTCRDMYNLFI
- a CDS encoding PTS sugar transporter subunit IIB, which translates into the protein MSVKKILCCCMSGLGSSFMVEMNVKKVLEQLGLGDIEVTHSGINDVSPGIADLFVCSSDMEESCKAYGETIPLENLMSIDEIRSKLKAYFEQKN
- a CDS encoding PTS ascorbate transporter subunit IIC → MNMILGFLEQFLQQGSLMVGLMAFIGLAIQKKPVSDIIKGTVKTIVGFLLIGAGAGVVIGGLTPLNDLLAAAFNVTGIVPINEVMFAVSVTQYGTQMAAILAIGWILNLFLARFSNFKNIYLTGHEAMWISTVMAIALNWAGLPYWQVVVGGGMFVGLYMTVAPSMIQKSVAKVIGNNDVGVAHTGTVFYWVAAAIAKVVGNKEKSAEDLNIPKSLNFLRDLTVSLSLAMLIVYFVVCLVVNIAMPEVIKEVYGESNWFISIIISSMNFAAGVYVIQAGVRMVLADLLPAFKGIADKLIPDARACLDIPVLYPYQPNSVLLGFLVSTVAGLVAFFIQLALVGSGVDLPVIIPTLFTSFFFGATFGALCNKEGGVRGVVIGSFIAMIIAQFIPSFLISIGNVMMENTTFGGGDTGVVGIFFGLLSRYINGQVIFGVIIVLFLLPLITARFRKPSQTV
- a CDS encoding BglG family transcription antiterminator, which encodes MPQNKVKLSKNARQVMDFLFTNQSHASVSKMEKQLKISRRSVYYAINNIDEYLLSMKLRPLQTDKNGYFIPEAQKEKLLGKMGPVNVVLDSKVRNYYLICCVIYPREPIYLTTLTDLLGMSRNTIINDLAEVKQVLEKSGLSFLFSKKAGYSVQGEEFRKRSVLLHYTSLLLKCINYRNLPLYKIDILEHIWNRLKIVLKQLGIIITEERQIAMACLIYVLVHNEEDSYDFNVMDLKTLYASKEFKLIKDNFTELKEHQMLYLTIHLLGFRENRDFLQDTELISKQQDIKTLTLSRELVNTFERIACIQFNEKENLVNSIYLHLKLSLYIYSYSASFINPLAEEIKENYQDLFKITAYCCKYHQEQFPFPLFEEEIAYLSMHFGSSLNKGVLQQKRFNALIVCPNGKTTSALLQNEIDTYFEQIRILAAVPIEQIDNYDNVDFVIATVKFESRHPVILVNPILTPEDRSQIASFLMTSPFAYRVNQRQYNKILSVIGKHVNQETLVKIRNELYEMMNMGESLLHIEENKVAGIVEMFETFGIRFDETAGMDWRKAIYNASSILVDEKYITNGYVTKMINLVEQHGPYIVVNERMAIAHANPADGVRRLALTCTIFPNGLDFGRFNIQFLFVLATPNQNDHLYLLREIVHLYENPHILDKLLRSNSFNAVDIVREFFKNHKFPN